The following are encoded together in the Desulfovibrio desulfuricans DSM 642 genome:
- the rpoB gene encoding DNA-directed RNA polymerase subunit beta, with the protein MGQLTKQFGKIKVSLPIPHLLNLQIDSYQKFLQEGVSDADRSPEEGLEGVFHTVFPIEDFNKTASLEFVSYEIGEPKYDQAECISKGLTYEAPMRIKVRLVVYDTDEASGNRTIRDIKEQDIYFGTLPLMTEKGTFIINGTERVIVNQLQRSPGIIFEHDGGKTHTSRKVLYSCRIIPMRGSWLDFDFDHKDILYVRIDRRRKMPATILFKAMGMSKEQILEYFYSQEHYRIESASSLFWEVRKDLYRKDNAYADIIDAQGNVIVKAGKPITKRSWRLICEAGIEAIEVRPDTLDAMFLALDVADPKTGEVLAEAADEITAGLLDRFREAGITRIAVLHTKGTDASSSIRDTLVQDRIPDQQKAQEEIYRRLRPSSPPTPEIAASFFDNLFRNGDYYDLSPVGRYKLNQRLSLDEADDLRTLTDHDILTAIKVLVQLKDSHGPADDIDHLGNRRVRLVGELVENQYRIGLVRMERAIKERMSLQEISTLMPHDLINPKPVAAVLKEFFGTSQLSQFMDQTNSLSEVTHKRRLSALGPGGLTRERAGFEVRDVHTSHYGRICPIETPEGPNIGLIVSLTTFAKVNDYGFIETPYRVVRDARVTNDVVHLDASREGGQVVAQANARTDADGNLLDEYVTVRVKGEVEMNLREEVTLMDISPSQMVSISAALIPFLEHDDANRALMGSNMQRQAVPLLRAEKPLVGTGMEVDVARDSGACIVAPAPGKVEYVDADRLIVSYEGDVFPKQGGVRAYDLLKFHKSNQNSCFGQKPTCYPGMPVKKGQILADGPGIDEGELALGKNLVVAFMPWCGYNYEDSILISERTVREDTFTSIHIEEFEVVARDTKLGPEEITRDIPNVSEEMLRNLDESGIIRIGAAVKPDDILVGKITPKGETQLTPEEKLLRAIFGEKARDVKNTSLKVPPGVEGTIIDVKVFNRRSGEKDDRTLAIESHDTSVLDQKESDHLRALSDRTRVQIAPHVLGKQIAAAVPGKKKGEVLAEVGAALTEDVLEQIPVKKLAGLFKSKEVNDAVADVLKSYDQQVEYLKAIYDSKREKVTEGDDLPPGVIKMVKVHIAIKRKLSVGDKMAGRHGNKGVVSCILPEEDMPFFADGRPVDIVLNPLGVPSRMNIGQIMETHLGWGAKELGRQLAELVDSGAAMQVVREELKGVYNSPEINSLVDSMSDEEFKASALKLRNGIVTKTPVFDGATEEEIWGWMDKAGLANDGKTTLYDGRTGVPFKNRVTTGVMYMLKLHHLVDEKIHARSTGPYSLVTQQPLGGKAQFGGQRLGEMEVWALEAYGAAYLLQEFLTVKSDDVTGRVKMYEKIVKGDNFLEAGLPESFNVLVKELMSLGLNVTLHQEEGKKKPKRVGFMREREEEA; encoded by the coding sequence ATGGGCCAGCTCACCAAACAGTTCGGCAAGATCAAGGTTTCCCTCCCTATCCCACATCTGCTGAATCTGCAGATAGATTCTTACCAGAAATTCCTTCAGGAAGGCGTTTCAGATGCCGACCGCAGCCCAGAGGAAGGGCTGGAAGGTGTGTTCCACACCGTCTTCCCCATTGAGGATTTCAATAAGACCGCCAGTCTTGAGTTCGTCAGCTATGAAATCGGCGAACCCAAGTACGACCAGGCCGAGTGCATTTCCAAGGGGCTGACCTACGAGGCACCCATGCGCATCAAGGTGCGCCTGGTTGTCTATGACACCGATGAAGCTTCGGGCAACCGCACCATCCGCGACATCAAAGAGCAGGATATCTATTTTGGCACCCTGCCCCTGATGACGGAAAAGGGCACGTTTATCATCAACGGCACCGAGCGCGTCATCGTTAACCAGTTGCAGCGTTCGCCGGGCATCATCTTTGAGCACGACGGCGGCAAGACCCACACCAGCCGCAAGGTGCTCTATTCCTGCCGCATCATCCCCATGCGCGGCTCGTGGCTCGACTTTGACTTCGACCACAAGGATATTCTGTACGTCCGCATCGACCGACGCCGCAAGATGCCTGCCACCATCCTGTTCAAGGCCATGGGCATGAGCAAGGAGCAGATTCTTGAATACTTCTACTCGCAGGAGCACTACCGCATTGAGTCGGCCAGCAGCCTGTTCTGGGAAGTGCGCAAGGACCTGTACCGCAAGGACAACGCCTACGCTGACATCATCGACGCGCAGGGCAATGTCATTGTCAAGGCTGGCAAGCCCATCACCAAGCGCAGCTGGCGCCTGATCTGCGAAGCGGGCATTGAAGCTATCGAAGTTCGCCCCGACACGCTGGACGCCATGTTTCTGGCTTTGGACGTGGCAGATCCCAAGACCGGCGAAGTGCTGGCCGAAGCCGCGGACGAAATCACCGCAGGCCTGCTCGACCGCTTCCGCGAAGCTGGCATCACGCGCATTGCCGTGCTGCACACCAAGGGCACGGATGCATCTTCGTCCATCCGCGACACTCTGGTTCAGGATCGCATCCCCGACCAGCAGAAAGCGCAGGAAGAAATCTACCGTCGTCTGCGTCCGTCTTCTCCGCCTACCCCGGAAATTGCGGCCAGCTTCTTTGACAACCTGTTCCGCAACGGCGACTACTATGACCTGTCGCCCGTGGGCCGCTACAAACTCAACCAGCGTCTGAGCCTGGATGAGGCTGACGACCTGCGTACGCTGACCGACCACGACATCCTCACCGCCATCAAGGTGCTGGTGCAGTTGAAGGACAGCCACGGCCCCGCCGATGATATCGACCATCTTGGCAACCGCCGCGTGCGTCTGGTGGGCGAACTGGTGGAAAACCAGTACCGCATCGGCCTTGTGCGTATGGAACGCGCCATCAAGGAGCGCATGAGCCTTCAGGAAATTTCCACGCTCATGCCCCACGACCTTATCAATCCCAAGCCTGTGGCGGCTGTGCTGAAAGAATTCTTCGGCACCTCGCAGCTTTCGCAGTTCATGGATCAGACCAACTCGCTCTCCGAAGTGACGCACAAGCGCCGCCTTTCGGCTCTGGGCCCCGGCGGTCTTACCCGTGAACGCGCGGGCTTTGAAGTGCGCGACGTGCACACCTCGCACTATGGCCGCATCTGCCCCATTGAAACGCCTGAAGGCCCGAACATCGGTCTGATCGTTTCGCTGACTACCTTTGCCAAGGTGAACGACTACGGCTTTATCGAAACGCCTTACCGCGTTGTGCGTGATGCCCGCGTTACCAATGATGTGGTGCACCTTGATGCATCCCGCGAAGGCGGTCAGGTTGTGGCTCAGGCCAACGCCCGCACCGATGCCGATGGCAACCTGCTTGACGAATACGTTACCGTGCGCGTCAAGGGCGAAGTGGAAATGAACCTGCGTGAAGAAGTGACCCTGATGGACATTTCGCCCAGCCAGATGGTCTCCATCTCTGCCGCGCTCATTCCCTTTCTGGAACACGACGACGCCAACCGCGCGCTCATGGGTTCAAACATGCAGCGTCAGGCCGTGCCGCTTCTGCGCGCCGAAAAGCCCCTTGTGGGCACCGGCATGGAAGTGGACGTGGCCCGTGACTCCGGCGCGTGCATCGTGGCTCCCGCTCCGGGCAAGGTGGAATATGTGGACGCCGACCGCCTCATCGTTTCGTACGAAGGCGACGTGTTCCCCAAGCAGGGCGGCGTGCGCGCCTATGACCTGCTGAAGTTCCACAAGTCCAACCAGAACTCCTGCTTTGGGCAAAAGCCCACCTGCTACCCCGGCATGCCCGTGAAAAAGGGCCAGATTCTGGCTGACGGCCCCGGTATTGACGAAGGCGAACTGGCCCTCGGCAAAAACCTGGTGGTCGCCTTCATGCCCTGGTGCGGTTACAACTACGAAGACTCCATCCTCATTTCCGAGCGCACCGTTCGCGAGGATACCTTTACCTCCATTCATATTGAAGAATTCGAGGTAGTGGCCCGCGACACCAAGCTTGGACCGGAGGAAATCACCCGCGATATTCCCAACGTCAGCGAAGAAATGCTGCGCAACCTGGACGAAAGCGGCATCATCCGCATCGGCGCAGCAGTCAAGCCCGACGATATCCTTGTGGGCAAAATCACGCCCAAGGGCGAAACCCAGCTTACCCCTGAAGAAAAGCTGCTTCGCGCCATCTTCGGCGAGAAGGCCAGGGATGTGAAAAACACCTCCCTCAAGGTTCCCCCGGGAGTGGAAGGCACCATCATTGACGTGAAGGTCTTCAACCGCCGCTCCGGCGAGAAGGACGACCGCACGCTGGCCATTGAAAGCCACGACACGTCCGTGCTGGACCAGAAGGAATCTGATCACCTTCGCGCTTTGTCCGACCGCACCCGCGTTCAGATTGCCCCGCATGTGCTGGGCAAGCAGATCGCAGCCGCAGTGCCGGGCAAGAAAAAGGGCGAAGTGCTGGCCGAAGTGGGCGCAGCCCTGACCGAAGACGTGCTTGAGCAGATCCCCGTGAAGAAGCTCGCGGGTCTGTTCAAGAGCAAGGAAGTCAACGATGCCGTGGCCGATGTGCTCAAGTCTTACGACCAGCAGGTTGAATACCTGAAGGCCATTTACGACTCCAAGCGCGAAAAGGTTACGGAAGGCGATGATCTGCCCCCTGGCGTCATCAAGATGGTCAAGGTGCACATCGCCATCAAGCGTAAGCTCTCTGTGGGCGATAAAATGGCTGGCCGCCATGGTAACAAGGGTGTTGTTTCCTGCATTCTGCCGGAAGAAGACATGCCCTTCTTTGCCGACGGTCGCCCCGTGGACATCGTGTTGAACCCCCTGGGCGTGCCTTCACGTATGAACATCGGTCAGATCATGGAAACCCACCTTGGGTGGGGCGCCAAGGAACTGGGTCGGCAGCTGGCCGAACTGGTTGACTCCGGCGCGGCCATGCAGGTTGTGCGCGAAGAACTGAAGGGCGTTTACAATTCGCCTGAAATCAACTCCCTGGTGGACAGCATGAGCGATGAGGAATTCAAGGCCTCTGCCCTCAAGCTGCGCAACGGTATTGTTACCAAGACCCCGGTGTTCGACGGCGCGACCGAAGAAGAAATCTGGGGCTGGATGGACAAGGCTGGTCTTGCCAACGACGGCAAAACCACCCTGTACGATGGCCGCACGGGCGTTCCCTTCAAGAACCGCGTGACCACGGGCGTCATGTACATGCTCAAACTGCACCACCTGGTTGACGAAAAAATCCATGCCCGTTCCACTGGCCCCTACTCGCTGGTGACGCAGCAGCCCCTCGGCGGTAAAGCCCAGTTCGGTGGTCAGCGTCTTGGTGAAATGGAAGTGTGGGCTCTGGAAGCTTACGGCGCGGCCTATCTGCTGCAGGAATTCCTCACGGTCAAGTCGGACGACGTGACCGGGCGCGTGAAGATGTACGAGAAGATCGTCAAGGGCGACAACTTCCTTGAAGCCGGTCTGCCCGAATCCTTCAACGTGTTGGTGAAGGAACTCATGAGCCTTGGCCTCAACGTGACCCTGCATCAGGAAGAAGGCAAGAAAAAGCCCAAACGCGTGGGCTTTATGAGAGAACGCGAGGAAGAGGCGTAA
- a CDS encoding SpoIIE family protein phosphatase yields MHKLFHKWLFICIFPAFCLTLAASYLLQTRQAEENARHMLSSNLDDGEKYLRMVITNAAYIREISDAGALAKARAFAAIITQNPNILNVPTILHFLRKLLDVEELNVADDRGVIIASTGPFAGYDMASSPQSAAFLPALRELDFALVQDIEERGADRVPFQYAGVARRDCTGIVQIGYSPKRLTAALRSAAVDQIAPRYHIGSNGFMAIAIYGAVISTGNETAVPLGANVDALGLIQPEGKGLVSILGKQYICQNLEVEGYTLFALLPRSEVFFSRDSMLLYIAACNMALFAVIFWMVSHLVKRLVINDVYRVNEDLQKITSGNLDVVLNERTTPEFGLLSDGINKTVQSLKAAISAAAGRIDAELEFARAIQCSSLPSVFPAYPEREDFDIFAVMRAAKVVGGDFYDFYLRDKNQLVIVVADVADKGIGAALFMMTAKTLIKSLAESGLSPAEIFTQANKRLTAHNDQDIFLTAFLAVLDLTTGRLVCANAGHEHPLIFRRAEGRYAWLEAGHGLPLGAMPNSRYREQTFQIAPGDRLLLYTDGVSEAENSRGERLGLSGIESVVLGTERMDAEQTVQALLRRVDDFAAGVEQADDITILALEFTGLAWDELLITADDAHLETLLAFLEEKLKVAQCPAATLPMLLVTAEEVFANIAHYAYAPDQGTVLVRCRMRSGPFQAVMQFQDTGRPFNPLLQPDPDTSLPAEQRREGGLGIAMMRKIMSRMEYARTADGKNILTLWKQEDA; encoded by the coding sequence ATGCACAAGTTATTTCACAAATGGCTTTTTATCTGCATTTTTCCCGCCTTTTGCCTCACGCTTGCCGCATCCTACCTGTTGCAGACCCGGCAGGCCGAAGAAAACGCCCGCCATATGCTTTCCAGCAATCTGGACGATGGGGAAAAATATCTGCGCATGGTCATCACCAATGCCGCCTACATCCGCGAAATTTCGGATGCTGGCGCGCTGGCCAAGGCGCGGGCCTTTGCGGCCATAATCACGCAAAACCCAAACATCCTTAACGTCCCAACCATCCTGCACTTTTTGCGCAAACTGCTGGATGTGGAAGAGCTGAACGTTGCGGACGACCGGGGCGTAATCATCGCCTCCACGGGCCCCTTTGCGGGCTACGACATGGCGTCCTCGCCGCAGTCTGCGGCATTTTTGCCAGCCTTGCGCGAGCTGGATTTTGCCCTTGTGCAGGATATTGAAGAGCGCGGCGCAGACCGCGTGCCCTTTCAGTATGCCGGTGTGGCCCGCCGCGACTGCACGGGCATTGTGCAGATCGGCTACTCGCCCAAGCGCCTTACAGCCGCCCTGCGCTCCGCTGCGGTGGATCAAATCGCCCCGCGCTACCATATTGGCTCCAACGGTTTTATGGCCATCGCCATTTACGGAGCCGTCATCAGCACGGGCAACGAGACCGCTGTTCCCCTTGGGGCGAATGTGGATGCCCTCGGCCTCATACAGCCAGAAGGCAAGGGGCTGGTTTCCATTCTCGGCAAGCAGTACATCTGCCAGAACCTCGAGGTGGAGGGCTACACCCTCTTTGCCCTGCTGCCCCGCAGCGAGGTATTTTTTTCGCGCGACAGCATGCTCCTGTACATCGCGGCCTGCAATATGGCGCTGTTTGCCGTGATTTTCTGGATGGTGTCGCATCTGGTCAAACGGCTGGTTATCAACGATGTATACCGCGTCAACGAAGACCTGCAAAAAATCACGTCCGGCAATCTGGATGTGGTGCTCAACGAGCGCACCACGCCGGAATTCGGGCTGCTCTCGGACGGCATCAACAAGACCGTGCAGAGCCTCAAGGCTGCCATAAGCGCAGCAGCGGGCCGCATAGACGCAGAGCTGGAATTTGCCCGCGCCATCCAGTGCTCCTCGCTGCCAAGCGTTTTCCCCGCCTATCCCGAGCGGGAAGACTTTGACATTTTTGCCGTCATGCGCGCCGCCAAGGTGGTGGGCGGCGATTTTTACGACTTCTATCTGCGGGATAAAAACCAGCTTGTGATTGTGGTGGCCGATGTGGCGGACAAGGGCATCGGCGCGGCCCTGTTCATGATGACGGCCAAAACCCTCATCAAGAGCCTTGCGGAATCGGGCCTTTCCCCGGCAGAAATATTCACGCAGGCCAACAAGCGCCTCACTGCGCATAACGATCAGGATATCTTTCTCACTGCCTTTCTGGCTGTGCTTGACCTCACCACCGGGCGGCTGGTCTGCGCCAATGCCGGGCATGAGCATCCGCTGATATTCAGACGCGCCGAGGGCCGCTACGCATGGCTTGAAGCAGGGCACGGCCTGCCGCTTGGGGCCATGCCCAACTCCCGTTACAGGGAGCAGACCTTTCAGATTGCCCCCGGCGACCGTCTGCTGCTCTATACTGATGGCGTCAGCGAGGCGGAAAACAGCCGGGGCGAACGCCTTGGCCTCAGCGGCATAGAAAGCGTTGTGCTGGGCACCGAGCGCATGGATGCGGAACAGACCGTGCAGGCCCTGCTGCGCCGGGTGGACGACTTTGCCGCTGGCGTGGAACAGGCGGACGACATCACCATTCTGGCGCTGGAATTTACGGGTCTGGCCTGGGATGAACTGCTCATAACGGCGGATGACGCCCATCTGGAAACACTGCTGGCCTTTCTGGAAGAAAAGCTCAAGGTCGCCCAGTGCCCTGCCGCCACCCTGCCCATGCTGCTGGTTACTGCGGAAGAAGTCTTTGCCAACATCGCCCACTATGCCTACGCCCCGGATCAGGGAACAGTGCTGGTGCGCTGCCGGATGCGCTCCGGGCCTTTTCAGGCCGTGATGCAGTTTCAGGATACAGGCCGCCCCTTCAACCCCCTGCTCCAGCCGGACCCGGATACAAGCCTGCCCGCCGAGCAGCGCCGTGAGGGAGGGCTGGGCATTGCCATGATGCGCAAGATCATGAGCAGGATGGAATATGCCCGCACCGCGGACGGCAAGAACATTTTAACCCTCTGGAAGCAGGAAGACGCCTGA
- a CDS encoding STAS domain-containing protein: protein MQVCKKMADGVLHVSIAGKIDTVTAPALDRDLQEDCGAADELVLDFSEVDYISSAGLRILLRLHKRMVQRKGMRIIHANETVREVFSITGFVDLFTIE, encoded by the coding sequence ATGCAGGTTTGCAAAAAAATGGCTGACGGCGTTCTGCATGTCAGCATAGCGGGCAAGATCGACACCGTGACGGCTCCGGCGCTGGACAGGGATTTGCAGGAAGACTGCGGCGCTGCGGACGAGCTGGTGCTTGATTTCAGCGAGGTGGACTATATTTCAAGCGCAGGCCTGCGCATTTTGCTGCGCCTGCACAAACGCATGGTTCAGCGCAAGGGCATGCGCATCATCCACGCCAATGAAACCGTGAGAGAAGTGTTCAGCATCACAGGTTTTGTGGATCTGTTTACCATAGAATAG
- a CDS encoding MerR family transcriptional regulator — protein MKKNMLTSGEFASLCGTQKGTLLFYEKEGLLKPRHVSENRYRRYGVEQYFEFDLLSMLKEVGSSLKEVKAHLHNMNGEDFLSFLREKQLAAEKELRQLAQRRLMLKDMTACLREALDFEYDTMTVRHQKAERLEMTPTGASPSESQWELVQRFVEYNRGYEQQEEKPRYPFGFVFCLDDIRQGSYVERYYFTRVRRSTPPSLLHIKPEGKYAIMAHNGTDASHRLALADMLKKVSATGLTMKSDVYVCDMMSYVMQEGGDCYAVKYAIRVE, from the coding sequence ATGAAAAAGAACATGCTCACCTCAGGCGAATTCGCCAGCCTGTGCGGCACGCAAAAAGGCACTCTGCTGTTTTATGAAAAGGAAGGGTTGCTGAAACCCAGGCACGTTTCAGAAAACAGGTACCGCCGATACGGGGTTGAGCAGTATTTTGAATTTGACCTGCTCTCCATGCTCAAGGAGGTCGGCAGCTCGCTGAAGGAGGTCAAGGCGCACCTGCACAACATGAACGGCGAGGACTTCTTGTCCTTCCTGCGGGAAAAACAGCTCGCCGCAGAAAAGGAACTGCGCCAGTTGGCCCAGCGCCGGTTGATGCTCAAAGACATGACCGCCTGCCTGCGCGAAGCCCTGGATTTTGAATACGACACCATGACGGTACGGCATCAAAAGGCAGAACGGCTGGAAATGACGCCCACAGGCGCAAGCCCCTCAGAGTCGCAATGGGAACTTGTGCAACGCTTTGTGGAATATAATCGGGGCTATGAACAGCAGGAAGAAAAACCGCGTTACCCATTTGGCTTTGTCTTTTGCCTGGATGACATACGGCAGGGCAGCTATGTTGAACGGTATTACTTCACCAGGGTGCGGCGCTCCACGCCGCCCTCCCTCCTCCATATAAAACCTGAGGGGAAATATGCCATTATGGCCCACAACGGCACGGACGCCTCGCACAGGCTGGCCCTTGCCGATATGCTGAAGAAGGTCAGCGCCACTGGCCTGACCATGAAAAGCGATGTCTATGTGTGCGACATGATGAGTTACGTCATGCAGGAGGGCGGCGACTGCTACGCAGTGAAATACGCCATTCGGGTTGAATAG
- a CDS encoding efflux RND transporter periplasmic adaptor subunit: MCWFSKKKFRLWLLVPLWLTVLALGCNKAEESGPAHAEVQYLVLGEEKLTLSSTLPGRVSALVTAEVRPQVDGIIIERLFEEGADIKKGQVLYRIDPAIYQAAHATARASLAEAKAAVTAIALLEKRQRLLIKQYAVSQQELDNSISQHGQARARVARAEAELETAAINLAYTEIKAPVSGRIGASAVTVGALVTANQSSPLAVIQQIDRVYIDMTQSSAEAIRLRRALAQGRISAKGNTAKIRLTLEDGSPYTPVATAAHAGESAWIQGDLLFSEISVAQSTGSIRLRAVVDNPDGLLLSGMYVKAAIEEGSVDKAVLIPQGAAFVNNTGGHSVYVLQKEGTEDGIFRLTRRDVSIDRAYGNRWIVGAGLNAGDMLVVEGFQKAAPGELVRGVPAQSLQTKAAPAASATEAR, from the coding sequence ATGTGCTGGTTTAGTAAGAAAAAATTTCGACTGTGGCTGCTCGTGCCCTTGTGGCTGACAGTGCTCGCCCTTGGCTGCAACAAGGCGGAGGAGTCTGGCCCAGCCCATGCCGAGGTGCAGTACCTTGTGCTGGGGGAAGAAAAGTTGACCCTGAGCAGTACGCTACCGGGGAGAGTGTCCGCGCTGGTAACGGCGGAGGTTCGGCCTCAGGTTGACGGCATTATCATTGAGCGTCTTTTTGAAGAAGGCGCAGATATAAAAAAAGGGCAGGTCTTGTACCGCATAGACCCGGCCATCTATCAGGCGGCCCACGCCACGGCCAGAGCCTCGCTTGCGGAGGCAAAGGCCGCTGTTACCGCCATTGCCCTGCTGGAAAAACGCCAGCGGTTGCTGATCAAGCAATACGCCGTAAGCCAGCAGGAGCTGGACAATTCCATCTCGCAGCACGGTCAGGCCCGCGCCCGCGTTGCCAGGGCAGAGGCCGAGCTTGAAACAGCGGCCATCAATCTTGCCTATACAGAAATAAAAGCCCCGGTGTCAGGCCGCATTGGGGCCTCTGCCGTTACGGTCGGCGCTCTGGTTACTGCCAACCAGTCATCCCCCCTGGCCGTTATCCAGCAGATTGACCGTGTCTATATTGATATGACGCAATCCAGCGCGGAGGCTATCCGCCTGCGCCGCGCCCTTGCGCAGGGCCGCATATCCGCCAAGGGCAATACAGCAAAAATCCGCCTGACGCTGGAAGACGGTTCGCCCTATACGCCAGTGGCCACAGCAGCGCATGCTGGTGAATCGGCCTGGATACAGGGCGACCTGCTGTTTTCTGAAATATCTGTGGCGCAGAGCACGGGGAGCATAAGGCTGCGGGCTGTGGTCGATAACCCTGACGGGCTGCTGCTGTCGGGCATGTACGTTAAGGCCGCTATTGAAGAAGGCTCGGTGGACAAGGCCGTGCTGATCCCGCAGGGGGCCGCCTTTGTGAACAATACGGGCGGGCATTCTGTTTACGTGTTGCAGAAAGAAGGCACGGAAGACGGGATTTTTCGTCTGACGCGGCGCGATGTGAGCATTGACCGCGCATACGGCAACCGCTGGATTGTGGGCGCGGGCCTCAACGCTGGCGACATGCTGGTGGTTGAGGGCTTCCAGAAAGCGGCCCCCGGTGAACTTGTGCGGGGCGTACCCGCGCAATCATTGCAAACAAAGGCCGCCCCTGCGGCGTCTGCCACCGAGGCGCGGTAG